A single window of Trueperaceae bacterium DNA harbors:
- a CDS encoding VOC family protein yields the protein MARFDPYLNFSGNAEEAMKFYQSVFGGELEVIRFKDFPGGDAGVSEDELDQVMHASLSLADGRVLMASDAPQRMGKVEFGTSTHVMIGVDNADEARRLYAGLSAGAQQVVMPLGDAGFAELYAALKDRYGIHWMVYFAGNRSGGN from the coding sequence ATGGCGCGGTTCGATCCTTACCTGAACTTCTCCGGCAACGCCGAGGAAGCCATGAAGTTCTACCAGTCGGTGTTCGGCGGCGAGTTGGAGGTCATCCGCTTCAAGGACTTCCCCGGGGGCGACGCTGGCGTGTCGGAGGACGAGCTCGACCAGGTCATGCATGCGTCGCTCAGCCTTGCCGACGGGCGGGTCCTGATGGCGAGCGACGCCCCGCAGCGCATGGGGAAGGTCGAGTTCGGCACCTCGACCCACGTCATGATCGGCGTGGACAACGCGGACGAGGCGCGGCGGCTGTACGCCGGCCTGAGCGCCGGCGCTCAGCAGGTCGTCATGCCCCTCGGCGACGCCGGCTTCGCGGAGCTCTACGCCGCGCTCAAGGACCGCTACGGCATCCACTGGATGGTCTACTTCGCGGGCAACCGCTCCGGTGGCAACTGA
- a CDS encoding DinB family protein: MARNPLDLERELLEAFAHALEVTEVLVAAVPDEYWHAPPLQKGRTIAAIVAHSYGLRRTFTKMAKAPVGDSLPSKTVSKAEAVAALAENRKVLVDLFTGAVLRGDGRIPGMPRRTAMMMAYLMQHDAHHRGQVTRQLSEYGYKLPGDVTMRIWGWRKLEG; the protein is encoded by the coding sequence ATGGCGAGGAACCCGCTCGACCTGGAGCGCGAGCTGCTGGAGGCGTTCGCTCACGCCCTCGAGGTCACCGAGGTGCTCGTGGCGGCCGTGCCGGACGAGTACTGGCACGCCCCGCCCTTGCAGAAGGGGCGCACCATCGCGGCCATCGTGGCGCACAGCTACGGGCTCAGGCGCACGTTCACCAAGATGGCGAAGGCGCCCGTGGGTGACTCGCTGCCTTCCAAGACGGTCAGCAAGGCCGAGGCGGTCGCCGCTTTGGCCGAGAACCGCAAGGTCCTTGTCGACCTGTTCACGGGCGCCGTCCTGCGTGGCGATGGGCGCATACCCGGCATGCCCAGACGCACGGCGATGATGATGGCGTACCTGATGCAGCACGACGCGCACCACCGCGGGCAGGTCACGCGCCAGCTCTCGGAGTACGGCTACAAGCTCCCCGGCGATGTCACGATGAGGATCTGGGGCTGGCGCAAACTGGAGGGCTGA
- the aroF gene encoding 3-deoxy-7-phosphoheptulonate synthase, with the protein MVIVMTKNAAKESLERVLSEVRARGFTPHVSEGESRTLIGAIGPAPTEEVREQFAALPGVDTVMRISKPYKLASREFRHDDSTVTIGTPGRGGVQTGNGTFVVAAGPCGVETREQLTAAAAIVKKHGAAVLRGGAYKPRTSPYSFQGLGQEGLRILEDARAATGLPIVTEVTAPELVETVASSADMLQIGARNTQNFALLAEVGKAGKPVLFKRGMSTSISEFLQAAEYVLSQGNPNVVLCERGIRTFETSTRFTLDVSAVPVLKELSHLPVWVDPSHAAGRRGLVPSLALASAAAGADGLIVEVHAKPEEAKSDAAQQLDDAEFGQLMARLRGVVAALGKSL; encoded by the coding sequence ATGGTCATCGTCATGACCAAGAACGCCGCGAAAGAGTCCCTAGAGCGAGTTCTCTCCGAGGTGAGGGCCCGCGGCTTCACGCCCCATGTCAGCGAGGGCGAGTCACGCACCCTCATCGGCGCCATCGGCCCGGCCCCGACGGAGGAGGTCAGGGAGCAGTTCGCGGCCCTGCCCGGCGTCGACACCGTCATGCGCATCTCCAAGCCGTACAAGCTCGCCTCGCGCGAGTTCAGGCACGACGACTCGACGGTAACGATCGGCACGCCAGGCAGGGGCGGCGTCCAGACGGGCAACGGCACCTTCGTCGTGGCCGCCGGGCCGTGCGGTGTCGAGACCCGCGAGCAGCTGACCGCCGCCGCCGCCATCGTCAAGAAGCACGGCGCGGCCGTCTTGCGCGGCGGCGCCTACAAGCCGCGCACGAGCCCGTACTCGTTCCAGGGGCTCGGCCAGGAGGGCCTGAGGATCCTCGAGGACGCCCGGGCGGCTACCGGCCTCCCGATCGTCACGGAGGTCACGGCGCCCGAGCTCGTCGAGACGGTGGCGAGCAGCGCAGACATGCTCCAGATAGGGGCGCGCAACACGCAGAACTTCGCCCTCCTCGCTGAGGTCGGCAAGGCCGGTAAGCCCGTGCTCTTCAAGCGCGGCATGAGCACGTCGATCAGCGAGTTCCTGCAGGCCGCCGAGTACGTGCTCAGCCAAGGCAACCCGAACGTCGTGCTGTGCGAGCGCGGCATCAGGACGTTCGAGACGAGCACGCGCTTCACCCTCGACGTGAGCGCCGTGCCCGTGCTCAAGGAGCTCTCCCACCTCCCCGTGTGGGTGGACCCGAGCCACGCCGCCGGCCGGCGCGGGCTCGTGCCGTCCTTGGCGCTGGCCAGCGCGGCCGCAGGCGCGGACGGCCTCATCGTCGAGGTGCACGCCAAGCCGGAGGAGGCCAAGTCCGACGCGGCGCAGCAGCTCGACGACGCCGAGTTCGGGCAGCTCATGGCGCGCTTGCGCGGCGTGGTGGCCGCGCTCGGCAAGAGCCTGTAA
- a CDS encoding prephenate dehydrogenase, producing MEEPPLFGTVVIAGVGLIGGSIALGTRRRRLARRVIGFDRDPGVLDAARGLGAIDEAQLAPGPWLREADLVILAAPARALVTMGEALLPHLNERAIVTDVGSVKGPVVAGMRRARFVGGHPMAGSERGGILNADAALIENAVWVLTPEPDVTDPAALSAVREYVTALGARPIEVSPALHDRLVATVSHLPYLASVALTALVAEGEERSLKMLLAAGGFRDLTRVASGDPLMSRDMVAGNRAAVRDALHAFRAQLDRLEGLLDDPDGLLTAGETAKLTRDGIPIVRRSLLPARHEVVLAVPDRPGELARITHALGEAGVNVKDIEVLGIRETGGAIRLAFETSEELVLGGEALRAAGYEVHSRNGAA from the coding sequence ATGGAGGAGCCCCCGCTCTTCGGCACCGTCGTGATCGCCGGCGTCGGCCTCATCGGCGGCTCCATCGCGCTCGGCACGCGGCGGCGGCGGCTCGCTCGCCGCGTGATCGGCTTCGACCGCGACCCCGGCGTGCTCGACGCCGCCAGGGGCCTCGGCGCCATCGACGAGGCCCAGTTGGCGCCCGGGCCGTGGCTGCGCGAGGCCGACCTGGTGATCCTCGCCGCGCCGGCCCGCGCCCTCGTGACCATGGGCGAGGCGTTGCTGCCACACCTGAATGAGCGCGCGATCGTCACGGACGTCGGCAGCGTCAAAGGACCGGTGGTCGCCGGGATGAGGCGAGCGCGCTTCGTAGGCGGGCACCCCATGGCGGGCAGCGAGCGGGGCGGCATCCTCAACGCCGATGCCGCGCTCATCGAGAACGCCGTCTGGGTCCTGACGCCGGAGCCCGATGTCACCGACCCGGCCGCGTTGTCCGCCGTCCGTGAGTACGTGACGGCCCTCGGCGCCAGGCCCATCGAGGTGAGCCCCGCTCTGCACGACCGCCTGGTGGCGACCGTCAGCCATCTCCCCTACCTCGCCTCCGTGGCGTTGACGGCGCTCGTCGCGGAGGGCGAGGAGCGCTCGCTCAAGATGCTCCTGGCTGCCGGCGGCTTCCGCGACCTCACGCGCGTCGCGAGCGGCGACCCGCTAATGAGCCGCGACATGGTCGCCGGCAACCGCGCGGCCGTGCGCGACGCGCTGCACGCGTTCCGGGCGCAGCTCGACCGTCTCGAGGGCCTGCTGGACGACCCCGACGGGCTGCTCACCGCCGGCGAGACGGCCAAGTTGACCCGCGACGGCATCCCCATCGTGCGGCGCAGCCTCCTGCCCGCCAGGCACGAGGTCGTCCTCGCCGTGCCCGACCGGCCGGGTGAGCTGGCGCGCATCACGCACGCGCTCGGCGAGGCCGGTGTGAACGTGAAGGACATCGAGGTCCTCGGCATCCGCGAGACGGGCGGCGCCATCCGGCTCGCCTTCGAGACGAGTGAGGAGCTCGTACTGGGCGGAGAGGCGCTGCGCGCCGCCGGCTACGAGGTGCATAGCCGCAACGGTGCCGCGTAG
- a CDS encoding thiolase family protein, with the protein MHDVVITTAIRTPVGRAHKGLLKDTRPDDLAALVIREALARTPGLAPERVDDVLVGNAHPEGEAGYNLARIASLIAGLPDEAAGATINRFCASGLQTIVQGVHSVSAGMNEVVLAGGSDCTSRVPMGGRDLPLNRELAGRRPGAYHPMGQTAEAVARRYGVTREQQDRFALSSHEKALAARAAGRFAEQVVPVPTRVKDEAGAWHDVVLAQDEGPRAGSTLEKLATLPTVFAQDAAATVTAGNSSPLNDGAAMSVIMRASEASALGLRPLARLVQAAVVGVDPEVMGIGPVPAIRKLLTKVGMTLADVDLVEINEAFASQAYYCQQELGIPDEKLNVNGGAIAIGHPLGATGARIAADLFAEMRRRDAEHGIVSMCVGGGQGMAALFRLA; encoded by the coding sequence GTGCACGACGTAGTCATCACGACGGCCATCCGCACCCCGGTCGGCAGGGCCCATAAGGGGCTCCTGAAGGACACGCGCCCGGACGACCTCGCGGCGCTCGTCATCCGCGAGGCCCTGGCCCGCACGCCCGGGCTGGCCCCCGAACGCGTGGACGACGTGCTCGTCGGCAACGCCCACCCCGAGGGCGAGGCCGGTTACAACCTGGCGCGCATCGCGAGCCTGATAGCGGGGCTGCCCGACGAGGCGGCGGGCGCCACCATCAACCGCTTCTGCGCCTCCGGCCTCCAGACGATCGTGCAGGGCGTCCACTCGGTGTCGGCCGGCATGAACGAGGTCGTGCTCGCGGGCGGCTCCGACTGTACGAGCCGTGTCCCGATGGGCGGCCGCGACCTCCCGCTCAACCGCGAGCTGGCGGGGCGCCGGCCTGGCGCCTACCACCCCATGGGTCAGACGGCCGAGGCCGTGGCGCGGCGCTACGGCGTCACCCGCGAGCAGCAGGACCGCTTCGCGCTGAGCAGCCACGAGAAGGCGTTGGCGGCGCGCGCCGCCGGGCGCTTCGCCGAGCAGGTCGTGCCCGTCCCCACTCGTGTCAAGGACGAGGCGGGCGCGTGGCACGACGTGGTGCTCGCGCAGGACGAGGGCCCGCGCGCCGGCTCGACCCTCGAGAAGCTCGCCACGCTCCCGACGGTGTTCGCGCAGGACGCCGCGGCCACCGTCACGGCCGGGAACTCTAGCCCTCTCAACGACGGGGCGGCCATGAGCGTGATCATGCGCGCCTCGGAGGCGTCCGCGCTCGGCCTGCGGCCGCTGGCGCGGCTCGTGCAGGCGGCCGTCGTCGGGGTCGACCCCGAGGTCATGGGCATCGGTCCGGTGCCGGCCATCCGCAAGCTCCTCACCAAGGTGGGGATGACCCTGGCCGACGTCGACCTCGTCGAGATCAACGAGGCGTTCGCCAGCCAGGCGTACTACTGCCAGCAGGAACTCGGCATCCCGGACGAGAAGCTGAACGTTAACGGCGGCGCCATCGCCATCGGCCACCCGCTCGGGGCCACAGGTGCGCGCATAGCCGCCGACCTCTTCGCCGAGATGCGCCGCCGCGACGCCGAGCACGGGATCGTCTCCATGTGCGTCGGGGGCGGACAGGGGATGGCGGCGCTGTTCAGGCTGGCCTAG
- a CDS encoding penicillin-binding transpeptidase domain-containing protein yields the protein MQGRMRVLLAGMLTVLALYTARLMYLQLVMVEEYTERSVQNATQQRHIVPLRGRILARDGTVLADDRVAYDLLYRGGPVPDWDHLAALLGLSGEPRQPDRTKADEVQNGAVVAWNIPDQLVGAVEERVAGSANLYLRERLERTYPTNLAAQTIGYTAQADPVRNPGLSNNDLVGVMGLEAGLNDVLFGAPGTRQVEVDNRGTEVASQVVLTAQPGQDVVLTLDPQVQRLAEDVLAGSLQYVNTDRRRVGLPTEDVVRGAIIALDPRTGEILAMASAPTFDQNVFTRRPSDPEAVTAILSDSKHVPLANRAVEAYPPASTFKIVTSSALLENGYIGPNSVYQCSASFSFGGGTWRNWDTYGKGGYTVKQAIADSCNTFFWHAAAVTPSFGVGWAPLIADVVERAHELGFGVKLDVGLPEEKNGRVPDRDWVRSQPQYEHGWLPGFTLNTIIGQGDTLATPLQIAQLISTVALSGHQVEPHLIARVGDEVFEPRVADIPGDFYGTLREGMRMMLTDFPSRSLLGPGAFPVSVAGKTGTAQTSRGGDYTHAWFMGFSPYEAPEVAVVVFIEYGGSSSRVSVPIARDFLAGYWRLRGVEVPVKP from the coding sequence ATGCAGGGGCGCATGCGCGTGCTGCTGGCGGGGATGCTGACGGTCCTCGCGCTGTACACGGCGCGGCTCATGTACCTGCAGCTCGTCATGGTCGAGGAGTACACGGAGCGCTCCGTGCAGAACGCCACGCAGCAGCGCCACATCGTGCCCTTGCGGGGGCGCATCCTCGCGCGCGACGGCACCGTGCTCGCCGACGACCGCGTGGCGTACGACCTGCTCTACCGCGGCGGCCCGGTGCCCGACTGGGACCACCTCGCCGCCCTCCTCGGGCTGAGCGGCGAGCCGCGCCAGCCGGATCGTACGAAGGCGGACGAGGTGCAGAACGGAGCCGTGGTCGCGTGGAACATCCCGGACCAGCTCGTGGGCGCCGTCGAGGAGCGCGTCGCGGGCAGCGCCAACCTCTACTTGCGCGAGCGCCTGGAGCGCACCTACCCGACGAACCTCGCCGCCCAGACGATCGGTTACACGGCGCAGGCCGACCCGGTGCGCAACCCGGGGCTCTCGAACAACGACCTGGTCGGGGTGATGGGTCTCGAGGCGGGCCTGAACGACGTCCTCTTCGGGGCCCCGGGCACGCGCCAGGTCGAGGTCGACAACCGCGGCACCGAGGTGGCCTCGCAGGTCGTGCTAACAGCCCAACCGGGTCAGGATGTGGTCCTCACGCTCGACCCGCAGGTCCAGCGGCTGGCGGAGGACGTCCTGGCCGGCTCCTTGCAGTACGTGAACACCGACCGCCGCCGCGTCGGCCTGCCGACGGAGGACGTGGTGCGCGGCGCCATCATCGCGCTCGACCCCCGCACGGGCGAGATCCTCGCCATGGCCAGCGCGCCCACGTTCGACCAGAACGTGTTCACGCGCCGCCCGTCGGACCCCGAGGCCGTCACCGCCATCCTCTCCGACTCGAAGCACGTGCCGCTCGCGAACCGGGCGGTGGAGGCCTACCCGCCGGCCTCGACCTTCAAGATCGTCACGTCCTCCGCCCTCCTCGAGAACGGCTACATCGGGCCGAACTCCGTGTACCAGTGCTCTGCCTCTTTCAGCTTCGGCGGTGGCACCTGGCGGAACTGGGACACCTACGGCAAGGGCGGCTACACGGTCAAGCAGGCCATCGCCGACAGCTGCAACACGTTCTTCTGGCACGCCGCCGCCGTCACGCCGAGCTTCGGCGTCGGCTGGGCGCCGCTCATCGCCGACGTCGTCGAGCGCGCGCACGAGCTCGGCTTCGGCGTCAAGCTGGACGTCGGGCTCCCGGAGGAGAAGAACGGCCGCGTGCCGGACCGCGACTGGGTGAGGTCGCAGCCCCAGTACGAGCACGGGTGGCTCCCGGGCTTCACGCTCAACACCATCATCGGCCAGGGCGACACGCTGGCCACCCCGCTGCAGATCGCGCAGCTCATCTCCACCGTGGCCCTGAGCGGGCACCAGGTCGAGCCGCACCTCATAGCCCGCGTCGGCGACGAGGTCTTCGAGCCGCGCGTTGCCGACATCCCCGGCGACTTCTACGGCACCTTGCGCGAGGGCATGCGCATGATGCTCACGGACTTCCCGTCGCGCAGCCTCCTCGGGCCCGGCGCGTTCCCCGTGAGCGTGGCGGGCAAGACGGGCACGGCGCAGACGTCGCGCGGCGGCGACTACACCCACGCCTGGTTCATGGGGTTCTCACCTTACGAGGCCCCGGAGGTCGCGGTCGTGGTATTCATCGAGTACGGCGGCTCCAGTTCACGCGTGTCGGTCCCCATCGCGCGGGACTTCCTGGCAGGGTACTGGAGGCTGCGCGGCGTGGAGGTGCCGGTAAAACCATGA
- the mreD gene encoding rod shape-determining protein MreD, producing the protein MRLVVFYLILLVAQGFLSSMLAPIPAPDLFLLAVLTLLWRIQPWQLVLVAYGVGLLQDVVGSGVLGAHAFALAAAALAGSMVRAQLSNTGVLERVLVVFVASLGKWAVMLGVVVWLSGGALGLGRAAMVGLVESVLTVAAGLLVLPWSAALLERSRVLQKELL; encoded by the coding sequence GTGCGCCTCGTGGTCTTCTACCTGATACTGCTGGTGGCGCAAGGCTTCCTGTCTTCCATGCTGGCGCCCATCCCCGCGCCCGACCTCTTCCTCCTCGCCGTGCTCACGCTCCTCTGGCGCATCCAGCCGTGGCAGCTCGTGCTCGTGGCGTACGGCGTCGGCCTGCTGCAGGACGTCGTCGGCAGCGGCGTGCTCGGGGCGCACGCTTTCGCCCTCGCGGCCGCCGCGCTGGCCGGCTCGATGGTGCGCGCGCAGCTCTCCAACACGGGCGTGCTCGAGCGCGTGCTCGTCGTGTTCGTCGCCAGCCTCGGCAAATGGGCCGTCATGCTCGGCGTCGTCGTGTGGCTCTCAGGCGGCGCGCTCGGCTTGGGTAGGGCCGCCATGGTGGGCCTCGTCGAGAGCGTGCTGACCGTGGCGGCCGGCCTCCTCGTGCTCCCGTGGAGCGCCGCCCTGCTCGAGCGGAGTCGCGTCCTGCAGAAGGAGCTCCTCTGA
- a CDS encoding DNA translocase FtsK, with the protein MKKKNTRRERKRVEASRLDLEAVGLVMLAAGAFLVGVLLPFLPSGELGRTVRAALTGPLGVGAYALPVPLIVLGALFLVRRNPRWWPRATLGYVLATAGVWGVLAAAAPAAAGAWGASLRAWLGGAWGVLAAVPAVVVGSVGIDLLAGWPPTRLLRVALGGLVTALKGLWRWLVQVRTTAKRRAGFQADVAQVRRGLTDLTRDLDALAELYPGSDEVGRWKDDVQASKARLSAATLPVLREVRADLGAWQGAVAGFAKDRAEELGAQLDFEAARAPLGDDGRTTTFEVWVATMKRLLGDGIGQRGRAADALDKLRQSLLLETTSLLERAKRLTRERDLERRAMKGMTPGQLANAQRSHHRRLASLRTVEAEAEGVDVVATLFEQWRPFIGEVHEALAEYPDSPVLADFHATLGAELEGKGRKLLGELGHVQDAFEAVVRRAELDRLEAERLAAEAARAEAAAAAAARAAVAAEAAGAGVRVEVGEAGGWEGGAGGAAARSGPSTAWRGGSHEEDEEPVGGDSDDQGIERVLIDGGEVPGTKREHGGERGERRLPARTVSAGVVGERTPAQTGTPSQSGTPAQTGTPAGRGVPAAGDLPEVGAIPITLPPIDLLDEPEAPPTDGRAAAQEHKARVRQIDDTLANFKLGGRVTAAVRGPSVTRFEVEPAPGEKISRFANLADDLALAMAVGSVRIEAPIPGKSVIGLEVPNAHRELVRFREAVETPSYRRAKARMPIVLGRSIDGEMMVGDLTRMPHLLIAGSTGSGKSVAVNTLVSSLLYRFLPTEMRFLMIDPKMVELTPYDGIPHLLRPVVTNPSDAAGVLLGAVSHMERRYKMMSKVGAKNLDQYNEKAKTLDLPPLPFIAIIIDELADLMITSPKEVESAIMRLAQMARATGMHLILATQRPSVDILTSLIKVNVPARMAFAVSSSHDSRTILDSMGAERLIGMGDMLYYQPGLVKAVRLQGPFVSENEIGRLADFLRRQYFDDDFVEAYGADFDPPPADESTASGLIDWNDDKLRAAAELVINEKQASVSRLQRRLSVGHARAGKLMDSLEALGVVGPHQGSKPRDVLVDLAELPNIFGK; encoded by the coding sequence GTGAAGAAGAAGAACACCCGACGGGAACGCAAGCGCGTGGAGGCGAGCCGGCTCGACCTCGAGGCGGTCGGGCTGGTCATGCTGGCCGCCGGCGCCTTCCTGGTGGGCGTGCTGCTGCCGTTCCTCCCGTCGGGCGAGCTCGGGCGCACCGTCCGCGCCGCGCTCACCGGACCGCTGGGCGTTGGCGCCTACGCGTTGCCCGTCCCGCTCATCGTGCTCGGCGCGCTGTTCCTCGTCCGCCGCAACCCCCGCTGGTGGCCGCGCGCCACCCTCGGTTACGTCCTCGCCACCGCCGGTGTCTGGGGGGTGCTGGCCGCCGCCGCGCCGGCGGCCGCCGGCGCCTGGGGTGCCTCGTTGCGAGCCTGGCTCGGCGGCGCTTGGGGCGTCCTGGCGGCGGTGCCGGCCGTCGTGGTCGGCAGCGTCGGGATCGACCTGCTGGCCGGCTGGCCACCGACGCGGCTTCTGCGCGTCGCCCTCGGCGGCCTCGTCACCGCCTTGAAAGGCCTCTGGCGCTGGCTCGTGCAGGTCCGCACGACCGCCAAGCGCAGGGCCGGCTTCCAGGCGGACGTGGCGCAGGTCAGGCGCGGGCTCACCGACCTCACCCGCGACCTCGACGCCTTGGCGGAGCTCTACCCTGGCAGCGACGAGGTTGGCAGGTGGAAGGACGACGTCCAGGCCAGCAAGGCCCGCCTCTCCGCCGCGACCCTGCCCGTCTTGCGCGAGGTGCGTGCCGACCTGGGCGCGTGGCAGGGCGCCGTTGCCGGCTTCGCCAAGGACCGCGCCGAGGAACTCGGCGCGCAGCTCGACTTCGAGGCGGCCAGGGCCCCGCTGGGCGACGACGGGCGCACGACGACCTTCGAGGTGTGGGTAGCCACCATGAAGCGCCTTCTGGGAGACGGCATCGGTCAGCGGGGGAGGGCGGCGGACGCCCTCGACAAGCTCAGGCAGAGCCTCCTCCTCGAGACGACCTCCCTGCTCGAGCGCGCGAAGCGCCTGACCCGGGAGCGCGACCTCGAACGGCGCGCGATGAAGGGGATGACGCCGGGCCAACTGGCGAACGCCCAGCGTTCCCATCACCGCCGCCTGGCGAGCCTGCGCACCGTCGAGGCCGAGGCCGAGGGGGTGGACGTGGTGGCCACGCTCTTCGAGCAGTGGCGCCCGTTCATCGGCGAGGTGCACGAGGCGCTCGCCGAGTACCCGGACTCTCCCGTCCTCGCCGACTTCCACGCGACCCTCGGCGCGGAGCTCGAGGGCAAGGGGCGCAAGCTCCTCGGCGAACTCGGGCACGTCCAGGACGCCTTCGAGGCGGTGGTCAGGCGCGCCGAGCTCGACCGGCTCGAGGCGGAGCGCCTGGCGGCCGAGGCTGCTCGCGCCGAGGCCGCCGCGGCTGCTGCCGCGAGGGCCGCCGTGGCGGCGGAGGCGGCAGGGGCCGGTGTTCGCGTGGAAGTCGGCGAGGCCGGCGGCTGGGAGGGCGGTGCGGGTGGCGCCGCCGCTCGTTCCGGTCCGTCCACCGCTTGGCGGGGCGGCTCGCACGAGGAGGACGAGGAGCCCGTCGGCGGCGACAGCGACGACCAGGGGATCGAGCGAGTCCTCATCGATGGGGGCGAGGTGCCCGGCACGAAGCGGGAGCACGGGGGTGAGCGCGGCGAGCGCCGGTTGCCGGCGCGCACCGTCTCGGCCGGGGTGGTGGGGGAGCGTACGCCCGCGCAGACCGGCACGCCCTCCCAGTCCGGTACGCCCGCGCAGACCGGCACGCCCGCGGGCCGGGGCGTCCCTGCCGCCGGGGACCTGCCCGAGGTGGGAGCCATCCCCATCACGCTGCCCCCGATCGACCTCCTGGACGAGCCGGAGGCCCCGCCGACCGACGGCCGGGCGGCGGCGCAGGAGCACAAGGCGCGGGTGCGCCAGATCGACGACACCCTGGCGAACTTCAAGCTGGGCGGGAGGGTCACGGCCGCCGTGCGCGGCCCGAGCGTCACCCGTTTCGAGGTGGAGCCCGCGCCGGGCGAGAAGATCAGCCGCTTCGCGAACCTCGCGGACGACCTCGCCCTCGCCATGGCCGTCGGCTCCGTGCGCATCGAGGCGCCCATCCCCGGCAAGAGCGTCATCGGCCTCGAGGTCCCGAACGCTCACCGCGAGCTCGTGCGCTTCAGGGAGGCGGTCGAGACCCCCAGCTACCGCCGCGCGAAGGCGCGCATGCCCATCGTGCTCGGCCGCTCCATCGACGGCGAGATGATGGTCGGCGACCTGACGCGCATGCCGCACCTGCTCATCGCCGGCTCCACGGGCTCGGGCAAGTCCGTCGCCGTCAACACGCTCGTCTCGTCGCTGCTCTACCGCTTCCTCCCCACCGAGATGCGCTTCCTGATGATCGACCCGAAGATGGTCGAGCTGACGCCGTACGACGGCATCCCGCACCTGCTCCGCCCGGTCGTCACGAACCCGTCCGACGCGGCCGGCGTGCTCCTCGGCGCCGTGTCGCACATGGAGCGGCGTTACAAGATGATGTCGAAGGTCGGGGCCAAGAACCTCGACCAGTACAACGAGAAGGCGAAGACGCTCGACCTGCCGCCGCTACCGTTCATCGCCATCATCATCGACGAGCTCGCGGACCTCATGATCACGAGCCCGAAGGAGGTCGAGTCGGCCATCATGCGGCTCGCCCAGATGGCGCGCGCCACGGGCATGCACCTGATCCTCGCCACCCAGCGGCCGTCGGTCGACATCCTGACGAGCCTGATCAAGGTGAACGTGCCCGCGCGCATGGCGTTCGCCGTCTCCAGCAGCCACGACTCGCGCACCATCCTCGACTCCATGGGCGCGGAGCGCCTCATCGGCATGGGCGACATGCTCTACTACCAGCCCGGCTTGGTCAAGGCCGTGCGCTTGCAAGGGCCGTTCGTGAGCGAGAACGAGATCGGGCGGCTCGCGGACTTCCTCAGGCGCCAGTACTTCGACGACGACTTCGTGGAGGCGTACGGCGCCGACTTCGACCCGCCGCCCGCCGACGAGTCGACGGCGAGTGGCCTCATCGACTGGAACGACGACAAGCTGCGCGCGGCGGCCGAGCTCGTCATCAACGAGAAGCAGGCGAGCGTCTCACGGCTGCAGCGCCGCCTCTCCGTGGGCCACGCGCGCGCGGGCAAGCTCATGGACTCGCTCGAGGCGCTCGGGGTGGTGGGGCCGCACCAGGGGAGCAAACCCCGCGACGTGCTGGTCGACCTGGCCGAGCTGCCGAACATCTTCGGCAAGTAG